The following proteins are encoded in a genomic region of Pseudodesulfovibrio mercurii:
- a CDS encoding ABC transporter substrate-binding protein: MRSAFPKPSAVPTLALALCLVFLLPGPARALEKASLVLQWLPQAQFAGYFVALDKGFYAEEGIDLTIRPGGPDILASEQLEDGRADFATLFLTTGLERHESLPLVNIAQIVQHSALMLIARTSSGIKTFHDLDGRKVGLWANEFQIQPRALFRRENIHVTVVPQTSSLDLFMRGGVAACSGMWYNEYHTLLTYGLDETDLQPLFFTDAGLNFPEDGIYCLDKTARERPEVCAGLVRATLKGWRWAFEHKDEALDIVLRHMEAARVPAGRAHQRWMLERMEDVTMPEGVPMGVLRREDYERVVRALTETRFVDHPPSYEDFYKGEAQ, encoded by the coding sequence ATGCGCAGCGCCTTTCCGAAACCGTCCGCCGTCCCAACCCTGGCCCTGGCCCTGTGCCTCGTATTCCTGCTCCCTGGCCCGGCCCGGGCCCTGGAAAAGGCGTCCCTGGTCCTGCAATGGCTGCCCCAGGCCCAGTTCGCGGGCTACTTCGTGGCCCTGGACAAGGGGTTCTACGCCGAGGAGGGCATCGACCTGACCATCCGGCCCGGCGGACCGGACATCCTGGCCAGCGAACAGCTGGAGGACGGCAGGGCGGACTTCGCCACCCTGTTCCTGACCACCGGGCTCGAACGGCACGAGTCCCTGCCCCTGGTCAACATAGCCCAGATCGTCCAGCACTCCGCGCTCATGCTCATCGCCAGGACCTCGTCCGGCATCAAGACCTTCCACGACCTGGACGGCCGGAAGGTCGGCCTGTGGGCCAACGAATTCCAGATCCAGCCCCGGGCCCTGTTCCGGCGCGAGAACATCCACGTGACCGTGGTCCCGCAGACCTCGTCCCTGGACCTGTTCATGCGCGGCGGCGTGGCCGCCTGTTCGGGCATGTGGTACAACGAATACCACACCTTGCTGACCTACGGCCTGGATGAAACGGACCTCCAGCCCCTGTTCTTCACCGACGCTGGCCTGAATTTTCCCGAGGACGGCATCTACTGCCTGGACAAGACCGCCCGCGAGCGGCCCGAGGTCTGTGCAGGGCTGGTCCGGGCCACCCTCAAGGGCTGGCGCTGGGCCTTCGAGCACAAGGACGAGGCCCTGGACATCGTGCTCCGGCACATGGAGGCGGCCAGGGTCCCGGCCGGACGGGCGCACCAGCGCTGGATGCTCGAACGCATGGAGGACGTGACCATGCCCGAAGGCGTGCCCATGGGCGTGCTGCGCCGAGAGGACTACGAACGGGTGGTCCGGGCCCTGACCGAAACCAGGTTCGTGGACCATCCGCCGAGCTACGAGGACTTCTACAAGGGGGAGGCGCAGTGA
- a CDS encoding SpoIIE family protein phosphatase, whose protein sequence is MKRYPIAFKLTFLILSCALVIVAAIVAYNYVSSRAIILRQAEDNSRLLVAGTAGRIDSVLSGVQKVAENVAFSLEDATLTKQEILDLNRRVLANNPEIYGMAIAFEPYFLQHDKLYFAPYHYRSGGRIGFTMLGDAKYRYFYMDWYQIPKELGRSAWTEPYFDEGGGGVPMATYSVPFYRTVDGRAVFAGVVTADISLSWLQQLVGSVRLYDSGYAFLLSRHGTFITHPDKALVMNQTIFSLAEERGSNELRELGQRMLSGEAAFTPVGTLLAPTESYMFNDRLKYAGWSLGVVFPRDEMLADVFRLSRSMVVIGAVGFVLLVLVTVGIARRITHPLRELSASAREIASGNLDLMLPDKRANDEVGDLADSFKYMKTSLKEFIHDLTATTAAKERIESELRIAREIQMGILPKLFPAFPDRREFEVFASIEPAKEVGGDLYDFFFVDETHFCFLVGDVSGKGVPAAFFMAVTKTLLKVVSERGLDPGEILTRVNADLSSENESCMFVTLFLAILDIETGETRYANAGHNPPIFLPCGGEPELVPPLGEPVAGIMEGMRYSTRTMTFKPGDLLFVYTDGVTEAMNPDSELFGEERLTRLLAGESEPFAPKLVKDVGAAIHDFARGAEQSDDITMLAMQFMGKCTP, encoded by the coding sequence GTGAAACGGTACCCCATCGCCTTCAAGCTGACCTTCCTGATCCTGTCCTGCGCCCTGGTCATCGTGGCCGCCATCGTGGCCTACAACTACGTCTCCTCCAGGGCCATCATCCTGCGTCAGGCCGAGGACAACTCCCGGCTGCTCGTGGCCGGGACCGCCGGGCGCATCGACTCGGTCCTGTCCGGGGTGCAGAAGGTGGCCGAAAACGTGGCCTTCTCCCTGGAGGACGCCACCCTGACCAAACAGGAGATCCTCGACCTCAACCGGCGGGTCCTGGCCAACAACCCCGAGATCTACGGCATGGCCATCGCCTTCGAGCCGTACTTCCTGCAACACGACAAGCTCTACTTCGCGCCCTACCACTACCGCTCGGGCGGACGCATCGGCTTCACCATGCTCGGCGACGCCAAGTACCGCTATTTCTACATGGACTGGTACCAGATTCCCAAGGAACTGGGCCGCAGCGCCTGGACCGAGCCGTACTTCGACGAGGGGGGCGGCGGCGTGCCCATGGCCACCTACTCCGTGCCCTTCTACCGCACCGTGGACGGCAGGGCCGTGTTCGCGGGCGTGGTCACGGCGGACATCTCCCTGAGCTGGCTGCAACAGCTGGTCGGCTCCGTGCGCCTGTACGACTCGGGCTACGCCTTCCTCCTGTCCCGGCACGGCACCTTCATCACCCACCCGGACAAGGCCCTGGTCATGAACCAGACCATCTTCTCCCTGGCCGAGGAGCGCGGCTCGAACGAGCTGCGCGAGCTGGGCCAGCGCATGCTCTCGGGCGAGGCCGCCTTCACCCCGGTGGGCACGCTCCTCGCGCCCACGGAGAGCTACATGTTCAACGACCGGCTCAAGTATGCCGGCTGGTCGCTGGGCGTGGTCTTCCCCCGCGACGAGATGCTGGCCGACGTCTTCCGCCTGTCCCGGTCCATGGTCGTCATCGGCGCGGTGGGCTTCGTGCTCCTGGTCCTGGTCACCGTGGGCATCGCCCGTCGCATCACCCACCCCCTGCGCGAGCTGTCGGCGTCCGCCCGGGAGATCGCCTCGGGCAACCTGGACCTCATGCTCCCGGACAAGCGGGCCAACGACGAGGTCGGCGACCTGGCCGATTCCTTCAAGTACATGAAGACCTCCCTCAAGGAGTTCATCCACGATCTGACCGCCACCACGGCGGCCAAGGAGCGCATCGAGTCCGAACTGCGCATCGCCCGCGAGATCCAGATGGGCATCCTGCCAAAGCTCTTTCCGGCCTTCCCGGACCGCCGCGAATTCGAGGTCTTCGCCTCCATCGAGCCCGCCAAGGAGGTGGGGGGCGACCTGTACGATTTCTTCTTCGTGGACGAGACCCACTTCTGCTTCCTGGTGGGCGACGTGTCCGGCAAGGGCGTGCCCGCCGCCTTCTTCATGGCCGTGACCAAGACCCTGCTCAAGGTCGTGTCCGAACGCGGCCTGGACCCCGGCGAGATTCTGACCAGGGTCAACGCCGACCTGTCCTCGGAAAACGAATCGTGCATGTTCGTGACCCTGTTCCTGGCCATCCTGGACATCGAGACCGGCGAGACCCGCTACGCCAACGCGGGGCACAACCCGCCCATCTTCCTGCCCTGCGGCGGCGAGCCCGAACTCGTCCCGCCCCTGGGCGAGCCCGTGGCGGGCATCATGGAGGGCATGCGCTACTCCACCAGGACCATGACCTTCAAGCCGGGCGACCTGCTGTTCGTCTACACCGACGGCGTGACCGAGGCCATGAACCCGGACAGCGAGCTGTTCGGCGAAGAGCGCCTGACCCGCCTGCTGGCCGGGGAGAGCGAGCCCTTCGCCCCCAAGCTGGTCAAGGACGTGGGCGCGGCCATCCACGACTTCGCGCGCGGCGCGGAACAGTCCGACGACATCACCATGCTGGCCATGCAGTTCATGGGCAAGTGCACGCCGTGA
- a CDS encoding phage regulatory CII family protein translates to MFEKNLTKKMQDIVLEGRISAKEVSRVIKKPYSTLLRELNPFDAHAKLGAETMFDILKATHNISILEFMARELGYTLRPLDAIRPAGQGARHRRVREQETTM, encoded by the coding sequence ATGTTCGAAAAAAATCTGACCAAGAAAATGCAGGACATCGTTCTGGAAGGACGCATCTCGGCCAAGGAGGTGTCCCGAGTGATCAAGAAGCCGTATTCCACGCTGCTCCGGGAGCTGAACCCGTTCGACGCCCACGCCAAACTCGGGGCCGAGACCATGTTCGACATCCTCAAGGCGACGCACAACATCTCGATCCTCGAATTCATGGCCAGGGAGCTGGGCTACACCCTCAGGCCGCTCGACGCCATCCGGCCCGCCGGACAGGGCGCCAGGCACCGCCGCGTCCGCGAACAGGAAACGACCATGTGA
- a CDS encoding class II fructose-bisphosphate aldolase, which yields MSQDTFKKALAVGRPPNVVRNFPNSQALIVSGKVIDRAMLAKGQCMTIAANGRNIFVIEGALMAAQKANAAIIIEIARSESTYCPTTLWNVARRVDYLCNKLGITVPVAVHADHYFMKKWDDVAEAKAEIPSVFDSGVTSIAIDASHMTDDLNLLGNLAVSPTIPSWAGYETEIGEIKGEFGLSSPVEAKYLIQGLNAHGLCPDWIALNNGTTHGIEASGEGIQVDLTAEIHKALKPYGTSGAQHGTSGNDSARLREIAARTATTKANVATALQMISWGVKVNDFGNAIMDGDKFAKVPGQGVEDALWDEMVAYADANNIKGGNYKKLNLVFERRWLGQSETVRNRMAGAVEDFVYDLLVNVFNAKDTAPLACDLILKAGSYDLGPKAEQFEDPAEWTEEKIKAKAAAMDTDKGPQGHFDD from the coding sequence ATGTCCCAAGATACATTCAAAAAAGCACTCGCCGTCGGCCGTCCGCCGAACGTCGTCAGAAATTTCCCCAACTCGCAGGCGCTCATCGTCAGCGGCAAGGTCATCGACCGCGCCATGCTGGCCAAGGGCCAGTGCATGACCATCGCGGCCAACGGCCGGAACATCTTCGTCATCGAAGGCGCGCTCATGGCCGCCCAGAAGGCCAACGCCGCCATCATCATCGAGATCGCCCGCTCCGAGTCCACCTACTGCCCGACCACCCTGTGGAACGTGGCCCGGCGCGTGGACTACCTGTGCAACAAGCTCGGCATCACCGTGCCCGTGGCCGTGCACGCCGATCACTACTTCATGAAGAAGTGGGACGACGTGGCCGAGGCCAAGGCCGAAATCCCGTCCGTGTTCGACTCCGGCGTGACCTCCATCGCCATCGACGCCTCGCACATGACCGACGACCTCAACCTGCTCGGCAACCTGGCCGTGTCCCCGACCATCCCGTCCTGGGCGGGCTACGAGACCGAGATCGGCGAGATCAAGGGCGAGTTCGGCCTGTCCAGCCCGGTGGAGGCCAAGTACCTCATCCAGGGCCTCAACGCCCACGGCCTGTGCCCGGACTGGATCGCCCTGAACAACGGCACCACCCACGGCATCGAGGCCTCGGGCGAAGGCATCCAGGTGGACCTGACCGCCGAAATCCACAAGGCCCTCAAGCCCTACGGCACCTCCGGCGCCCAGCATGGCACCTCGGGCAACGACTCCGCCCGCCTGCGCGAAATCGCCGCCAGGACCGCCACCACCAAGGCCAACGTGGCCACCGCCCTGCAGATGATCTCCTGGGGCGTCAAGGTCAACGACTTCGGCAACGCCATCATGGACGGCGACAAGTTCGCCAAGGTCCCGGGCCAGGGCGTGGAAGACGCCCTCTGGGACGAGATGGTCGCCTACGCCGACGCCAACAACATCAAGGGCGGCAACTACAAGAAACTCAACCTCGTCTTCGAACGCCGCTGGCTCGGACAGAGCGAAACCGTGCGCAACCGCATGGCCGGAGCCGTCGAAGACTTCGTCTACGACCTGCTGGTCAACGTGTTCAACGCCAAGGACACCGCGCCCCTGGCCTGCGACCTGATCCTCAAGGCGGGCTCCTACGACCTCGGCCCCAAGGCCGAACAGTTCGAGGACCCGGCCGAATGGACCGAGGAAAAGATCAAGGCCAAGGCCGCCGCCATGGACACCGACAAGGGCCCCCAGGGCCACTTCGACGACTAA
- the ychF gene encoding redox-regulated ATPase YchF has protein sequence MSLSIGIVGLPNVGKSTLFNALTKAQNAESANYAFCTIEPNKAVVPVPDIRLDVLAGLVNPQRVVNSTVDFVDIAGLVAGASKGEGLGNKFLANIRETQAILHVVRCFDDDDVIHVANSVDPLRDIEVIETELILADVQVLENRIERMEKMLKGDKGLAPKIEVAKQLMAHLDQAHPAATFQSDSKALPDLLNELRLITAKNVIYCANVDEDGLTEDNDYIRAVRGLAEKRGAEFVRISARMEEELVGLEDEDYREFLESYGITESGLDQIIRTGFHTLGLISYFTAGEKEVRAWTIHDGDKAPRAAGVIHTDFERGFIRAEVIAYDNFVKHGSEAKCRGEGVLRVEGKEYVMKDGDVVHFLFNV, from the coding sequence ATGTCGCTGAGTATAGGAATTGTCGGTCTGCCCAACGTGGGCAAGTCCACGTTGTTCAATGCGTTGACCAAGGCCCAGAACGCGGAGAGCGCGAACTATGCGTTTTGCACCATCGAGCCGAACAAGGCGGTGGTGCCGGTGCCGGACATCCGGCTGGACGTGCTGGCCGGTCTGGTCAATCCGCAGCGGGTGGTCAATTCCACCGTGGATTTTGTGGACATCGCCGGGCTGGTGGCCGGGGCGAGCAAGGGCGAGGGGCTGGGCAACAAGTTTCTGGCCAACATCCGCGAGACCCAGGCCATTCTGCACGTGGTCCGTTGTTTCGACGATGACGACGTGATCCACGTGGCCAATTCCGTGGACCCGTTGCGGGACATCGAAGTGATCGAGACCGAGCTGATCCTGGCGGACGTGCAGGTGCTGGAGAACCGCATCGAGCGCATGGAGAAGATGCTCAAGGGCGACAAGGGGCTGGCCCCGAAGATCGAGGTGGCCAAGCAGCTCATGGCCCATCTGGACCAGGCCCATCCGGCGGCCACCTTCCAAAGCGATTCCAAGGCGCTGCCCGACCTGCTCAATGAACTGCGCCTGATCACGGCCAAGAACGTCATCTACTGCGCCAACGTGGACGAGGACGGGCTGACCGAGGACAACGACTACATCCGGGCCGTGCGCGGCCTGGCCGAGAAGCGCGGCGCGGAGTTCGTCAGGATATCCGCGCGCATGGAAGAGGAACTGGTGGGGCTCGAGGACGAGGACTACCGGGAGTTCCTGGAGTCCTACGGCATCACCGAGTCCGGCCTGGACCAGATCATCCGCACCGGGTTCCACACCCTCGGGCTGATCAGCTATTTCACCGCCGGGGAAAAGGAGGTCCGCGCCTGGACCATCCACGACGGCGACAAGGCCCCGCGCGCGGCGGGCGTCATCCACACGGACTTCGAGCGCGGCTTCATCCGGGCCGAGGTCATCGCCTACGACAACTTCGTCAAGCACGGCTCCGAGGCCAAATGCCGCGGCGAAGGCGTGCTCCGCGTGGAAGGCAAGGAGTACGTCATGAAGGACGGCGACGTGGTCCACTTCCTGTTCAACGTCTAG
- a CDS encoding sulfite exporter TauE/SafE family protein: protein MDTNVIVVMSAWFAGGFISGASGIGGAMFAVPIAALFLPIQDVIVLSCILNMAMDGSIMLMHFRFCRVSALLPMLAGAVPGSVAGLFVLLLLPGNILQASVGILLVFFVCWQHFFHVRRVGGDSWKAGGAAGFLSGLLGTSISFDGPPVGAYGLYAGWEPREFLGTLGVFFIVRGAITCGLQAYSGYYTPDILHYALYGFPPTMLGSLCAFPLVKRINVNAFRRILQLIIVAAALVCLAHAFL from the coding sequence ATGGATACTAATGTCATCGTGGTTATGAGCGCGTGGTTCGCGGGCGGGTTCATCTCGGGCGCGAGCGGTATCGGCGGCGCCATGTTCGCCGTGCCCATCGCCGCGCTTTTCCTTCCCATTCAGGACGTCATCGTGCTCAGCTGCATCCTCAACATGGCCATGGACGGCTCGATCATGCTCATGCATTTTCGTTTTTGCCGCGTATCGGCCCTGTTGCCCATGCTCGCGGGAGCCGTGCCAGGGTCCGTGGCGGGGCTGTTCGTTTTGTTGCTGCTTCCCGGAAACATCTTGCAGGCGTCCGTTGGCATATTGTTGGTGTTTTTCGTGTGCTGGCAGCACTTCTTCCACGTGCGCCGGGTTGGCGGGGATTCCTGGAAGGCCGGTGGTGCGGCGGGATTCCTGTCCGGGTTGCTGGGGACGTCCATTTCCTTCGATGGTCCACCTGTCGGCGCCTACGGGCTGTATGCCGGATGGGAGCCGCGCGAGTTCCTGGGCACATTGGGCGTCTTCTTCATCGTGCGCGGGGCCATAACCTGCGGCCTGCAGGCGTATTCCGGCTATTATACGCCGGATATTCTTCACTATGCCCTCTACGGCTTTCCTCCCACCATGCTGGGCTCGCTGTGCGCCTTTCCCCTCGTGAAAAGGATCAATGTCAATGCGTTCCGAAGGATTCTCCAACTCATTATCGTCGCCGCCGCCCTGGTCTGTCTGGCCCACGCGTTTCTATAA
- a CDS encoding DUF4125 family protein, whose amino-acid sequence MVTRMDLLAEVVEWELGMFQRVHNRGGRADCQERPEAFRLMREITHAVLSDAFVESYAQDLRRGEAEGRNFMTEKYAVMEGQITPFNPDPRISDIARTESAWRDAVASDFPHVVAPDGGDAFRRYLFAELQTYSSATIAAYADCVAAARREDRNLAMERYELLMRKLDFGSLAQREAAIREAGNAGARG is encoded by the coding sequence ATGGTGACACGCATGGATCTATTGGCGGAAGTGGTCGAGTGGGAACTGGGTATGTTCCAGAGGGTTCACAATCGAGGCGGCCGCGCCGACTGCCAGGAGAGGCCGGAGGCTTTCCGGCTCATGCGCGAGATCACCCACGCCGTGCTTTCCGACGCCTTTGTGGAGAGCTATGCGCAGGACCTGCGGCGCGGCGAAGCGGAGGGCCGAAATTTCATGACCGAGAAATACGCGGTGATGGAGGGCCAGATCACGCCCTTCAACCCCGATCCCCGCATTTCCGACATCGCGCGCACGGAGAGCGCTTGGCGCGACGCCGTGGCCTCCGACTTCCCCCACGTCGTAGCGCCGGATGGCGGCGACGCCTTTCGCCGTTATCTGTTTGCGGAACTGCAAACCTATTCCTCGGCCACCATCGCCGCCTATGCGGACTGTGTTGCGGCCGCACGGCGCGAAGATCGGAATCTTGCCATGGAGCGCTATGAGCTGCTGATGCGCAAACTCGACTTCGGCTCCCTGGCGCAACGCGAGGCCGCCATCCGGGAAGCTGGAAACGCCGGGGCTCGCGGCTGA
- a CDS encoding APC family permease, with the protein MSTETQLARTLTPIQVCALALGSIVGWGCFVLPGDVFLPNAGPMGTLIGFAVGAFLISFVAIAYSYMIKYAPVAGGEFAWAYIGFGPTASFICGWALIIGYIAIIAINISALSLICRFLMPGFLEFGSLYTLAGWKVYTGEVLVMSIAVIAFGVMNYRGVSAAGKLQVVLAFMLTFGILSLFFGVNALETAHVSNLTPLFAEGKSPFTCVLIVFAISPFLFVGFDTVPQTAEEFAFNPSKSRNIMLIAILVGMVLYSLVTLSVGLAIPYPDMIKQMAAEKMAGGTAWATAAAANMAFGKLGSAILACAVLGAVCTGINGFYVASTRLLLAMARSKILPSWFGDIHPKFHTPYKAIIFTIIIVLLTPYAGRSAVGWTVDMSAVGTAVGYLFTCLAAYRMLWHVNEAGARLKRFYCTVGALTSILCLLLLCIPGSPAAIAEAPAWCLVVWVAMGISFYFSSRKVWSQMPEPELRRDILGTEDIKVFFKGAKNPEIAVPAD; encoded by the coding sequence ATGTCCACGGAAACCCAGTTAGCAAGAACGCTTACTCCAATTCAGGTCTGCGCACTCGCGCTCGGCTCCATCGTCGGGTGGGGCTGTTTCGTACTCCCAGGCGACGTTTTCCTGCCCAACGCCGGCCCCATGGGCACTCTGATCGGTTTTGCGGTCGGCGCATTTCTGATTAGCTTTGTGGCCATCGCCTACAGCTACATGATCAAATACGCGCCGGTGGCGGGCGGCGAGTTCGCCTGGGCCTACATCGGGTTCGGCCCCACCGCCTCGTTCATCTGCGGCTGGGCGCTCATCATCGGGTACATCGCCATCATCGCCATCAACATTTCGGCCCTGTCCCTGATCTGCCGGTTCCTGATGCCGGGCTTCCTCGAGTTCGGCAGCCTCTACACCCTGGCGGGCTGGAAGGTCTACACCGGCGAGGTCCTCGTCATGAGCATCGCCGTCATCGCCTTCGGGGTCATGAATTATCGCGGCGTCAGCGCCGCCGGCAAGCTGCAGGTGGTCCTGGCCTTCATGCTCACCTTCGGCATCCTCTCGCTGTTCTTCGGCGTCAACGCGCTGGAGACCGCCCACGTCTCGAACCTGACCCCGCTTTTTGCCGAGGGCAAGTCCCCGTTCACCTGCGTCCTCATCGTCTTCGCCATCTCTCCCTTCCTTTTCGTCGGATTCGACACCGTGCCCCAGACGGCCGAGGAATTCGCCTTCAATCCCTCGAAGTCGCGCAACATCATGCTCATCGCCATCCTCGTGGGCATGGTCCTGTATAGCCTGGTGACGCTGTCCGTCGGCCTCGCCATTCCCTATCCCGACATGATCAAGCAGATGGCGGCCGAGAAGATGGCCGGCGGCACGGCCTGGGCCACCGCCGCGGCGGCCAACATGGCCTTCGGCAAGCTCGGCTCCGCCATTCTCGCCTGCGCCGTGCTGGGCGCGGTCTGCACCGGCATCAACGGCTTCTACGTCGCCTCCACCCGCCTGCTGCTCGCCATGGCGCGCAGCAAGATTCTGCCCTCCTGGTTCGGCGACATCCACCCGAAGTTCCACACCCCGTACAAGGCCATCATATTCACGATCATCATCGTGCTCCTGACCCCGTACGCCGGTCGCTCCGCCGTCGGCTGGACCGTGGACATGAGCGCCGTGGGCACGGCCGTGGGCTACCTGTTCACCTGCCTGGCCGCCTACCGCATGCTGTGGCATGTCAACGAGGCGGGCGCCAGACTGAAGCGATTCTACTGCACGGTTGGCGCACTGACCTCCATCCTGTGCCTGCTCCTGCTCTGCATCCCGGGTTCGCCCGCAGCCATCGCCGAAGCGCCGGCGTGGTGCCTGGTCGTCTGGGTCGCGATGGGCATCAGCTTCTACTTCTCCAGCCGCAAGGTCTGGTCGCAAATGCCCGAGCCGGAACTTCGGCGGGATATCCTCGGAACGGAAGATATCAAGGTGTTCTTCAAGGGGGCCAAAAACCCCGAGATCGCCGTCCCCGCCGACTAG
- a CDS encoding DMT family transporter: protein MLRKSIHAGGPLLILSGALCFSTTGFASALVVADGASVLAVGAVRMLIGGAALAAWCAWRGILPKRGSWSARDLLPPTLALAAYQLLFFKGTNTAGVALGTVMSIGISPIAVAVLNWIVNAERPARAWYPATIVALFGLVLLNWTDGSPDRLRSLLPSIGAGFAYAVYVVFSKPLLRYAPETGIMEVCLLCGLCLSPFLFLSPMRWLASGTGIAVALDLGLVTAALAFTLMLGGLRTTPAPTAATLGLAEPLCAALLGFLCLNEAVTPHAVVGIACLMGGALILSVWPSPCNSLNNRPKIHNRT, encoded by the coding sequence ATGTTGCGGAAATCCATCCATGCGGGCGGGCCGCTGCTCATCCTCTCCGGCGCGCTCTGTTTCAGCACCACGGGCTTCGCCTCCGCGCTGGTGGTCGCCGACGGAGCCTCCGTGCTCGCCGTCGGCGCCGTACGCATGCTGATCGGCGGCGCGGCACTGGCAGCCTGGTGCGCCTGGCGGGGCATCCTGCCGAAACGAGGCAGCTGGAGCGCGCGGGACCTGCTGCCGCCCACCCTTGCCCTGGCCGCCTATCAACTGCTTTTCTTCAAGGGAACGAATACGGCGGGCGTGGCCCTGGGCACGGTGATGAGCATCGGCATCTCGCCCATCGCCGTCGCCGTACTGAACTGGATCGTCAACGCGGAAAGACCGGCGCGAGCGTGGTATCCGGCCACCATCGTCGCCCTGTTCGGCCTGGTGCTCCTGAACTGGACGGACGGCTCGCCGGACCGGCTTCGCTCCCTGCTGCCTTCCATCGGGGCCGGGTTCGCGTACGCCGTCTACGTGGTTTTCAGCAAGCCATTGCTGCGCTACGCCCCGGAAACCGGCATCATGGAGGTTTGTCTGCTGTGCGGCCTCTGCCTTTCGCCGTTTCTCTTCCTGTCGCCCATGCGCTGGCTGGCCTCGGGCACGGGCATTGCCGTTGCGCTGGACCTCGGCTTGGTCACGGCCGCTCTCGCGTTCACGCTCATGCTCGGCGGGCTCCGCACCACTCCGGCTCCGACGGCCGCCACCCTGGGACTGGCCGAACCGCTCTGCGCCGCGCTGCTCGGCTTCCTTTGCCTGAACGAGGCGGTCACGCCGCATGCGGTCGTCGGCATCGCCTGTCTCATGGGAGGAGCCCTGATCCTCTCTGTCTGGCCATCTCCTTGCAATTCGTTGAACAATCGGCCAAAAATCCATAACCGGACGTGA